Proteins from one Panthera leo isolate Ple1 chromosome D1, P.leo_Ple1_pat1.1, whole genome shotgun sequence genomic window:
- the CCDC89 gene encoding coiled-coil domain-containing protein 89 produces MPQEEKAVRMDTPHTEEPFDKKDKKPEKQEEEMEFKELGGLREALANLRGLSEEEKSEKAMLCSRIQEQSQLICILKRRSDEALERCQILELLNTELEEKRMLEAEKLKAVSEHAQKLEERFMTLAANHELMIRFKDEHKSQNVKLREENEKLRLENDSLFSQALKDQEAKVRQLTARSEALSKELETLKQRCTRDARQAQAREKELLELQSRQACAHAKETEQLHSQLQSLQQQHQQIAEQMAAAEQAHGSLKQELQARLQTVTREKDELLQLSMERGRALQSKQAEIRQLEEKLETADVARRHALQRFEQEAVAVDSNLRVRELQRRIDGIQKAYDELRLQSEAFKKHSLGLLSKERELNAKLRHLFP; encoded by the coding sequence ATGCCTCAGGAAGAAAAGGCTGTCAGGATGGACACTCCACATACTGAAGAACCCTTcgataagaaagacaaaaaaccagaaaagcagGAAGAGGAGATGGAGTTTAAGGAACTGGGCGGTCTGAGGGAGGCCTTGGCGAATCTCCGGGGACTGTCCGAGGAGGAGAAGAGCGAGAAGGCGATGCTTTGCTCCCGCATCCAAGAGCAGTCCCAGCTCATCTGCATCCTGAAGCGGAGGTCAGATGAGGCCCTGGAGCGCTGCCAGATCCTGGAGCtgctcaacacagagctggagGAGAAGAGGATGCTGGAGGCTGAGAAGCTGAAGGCCGTGAGCGAGCAtgcccagaagctggaagaacgCTTTATGACCCTGGCAGCCAACCACGAGTTGATGATCCGCTTCAAGGATGAACACAAGAGCCAGAACGTCAAGCTCAGGGAGGagaatgagaaactgaggctggagaatGACAGCCTCTTCAGCCAGGCTCTGAAGGACCAGGAGGCCAAAGTGCGCCAGCTCACCGCCCGGAGCGAGGCCCTCTCCAAGGAGCTGGAGACCCTGAAACAGAGGTGTACTCGGGATGCCCGCCAGGCACaagccagagagaaagagctgCTGGAGCTGCAGAGCCGGCAGGCCTGTGCCCACGCCAAGGAGACAGAGCAGCTGCACAGCCAGCTGCAGAGCCTccagcagcagcaccagcagaTCGCGGAGCAGATGGCCGCGGCGGAGCAAGCTCACGGCAGCCTGAAGCAGGAGCTGCAGGCCAGACTGCAGACGGTCACTCGCGAGAAAGATGAGCTGCTGCAGCTGTCCATGGAAAGGGGCAGGGCGCTTCAGAGCAAGCAAGCGGAGATCCGCCAGCTTGAGGAGAAGCTGGAGACAGCAGATGTGGCCAGAAGGCATGCGCTACAGAGGTTTGAACAGGAGGCCGTGGCCGTGGACAGTAACTTGAGAGTACGAGAACTTCAGCGCAGGATCGATGGGATCCAGAAGGCCTATGATGAACTCAGGCTGCAGTCTGAAGCCTTCAAAAAGCACAGCCTGGGCCTTTTAAGCAAGGAGAGAGAACTCAACGCCAAACTCCGCCATCTCTTCCCATAG